In the genome of Coregonus clupeaformis isolate EN_2021a chromosome 11, ASM2061545v1, whole genome shotgun sequence, one region contains:
- the LOC121576872 gene encoding cAMP-specific 3',5'-cyclic phosphodiesterase 4D isoform X1, translating to MSRLSTESRRDSLPLSNPSYVLCRRFSGTVLLPPLSRRHSTHAQDHRKLLHLEALYRKALAGVEATSLETIDDCNFDVENGLSVGRSSLDPQVSPSSGLVLQANYPHSQRRESFLYRSDSDFDLSPKAMSRNSSMASELEEGLKHWEVGWLPRHGEDMIVTPFAQVLASLRTVRSNFAYITHLQDRPNRRPSGSKPPSIPTHTKSSITEEPYQKLAMETLEELDWCLDQLETLQTRHSVSEMASNKFKRMLNRELTQLSETSRSGNQVSEFIANTFLEKQHDVEIMSGPPKEKDKKKKKRPMSQIVAVKKPALSPSLAPTQIPRFGVTTLQEDLLATEFEEINRWGLDIFKIAEYSGNRPLTVVMYSIFQERELLKNFKIPADTFITFMMTLEDHYHADVAYHNNIHAADVVQSTHVLLSTPALEAVFTDLEIMAALFASAIHDVDHPGVSNQFLINTNSELALMYNDASVLENHHLAVGFKLLQEDNCDIFQSLSKKQGQSLRKMVIDMVLATDMSKHMNFLADLKTMVETKKVTSLGVLLLDNYSDRIQVLQNMVHCADLSNPTKPLEVYRQWTDRIMVEFFTQGDRERDKGIEISPMCDKHNASVEKTQVGFIDYIVHPLWETWADLVHPDAQDILDNLEDNREWYQSMIQRSPSSTLEDRDLDEEPGALEATPGGCCASAGDKFQFELTLEEEEEEEEGDSDLESPPEEETSQGGETSRKTPSPSPEPSSRYRPPSPHPGRALSLATMSVRSPGHLRTLSPGLGADDIGDRDRELVQEGSSVAYLRLGT from the exons CTTTGATGTGGAGAATGGGCTGTCGGTGGGGCGCAGTTCCCTGGACCCCCAGGTCAGCCCCAGCTCTGGCCTGGTCCTGCAGGCCAACTACCCCCACAGCCAGCGCCGCGAGTCCTTCCTCTATCGCTCTGACTCAGACTTCGACCTCTCGCCCAAAGCCATGTCCCGCAACTCCTCCATGGCCAGTGAGCT GGAAGAGGGCTTGAAGCACTGGGAAGTCGGTTGGCTGCCGCG ACATGGAGAAGACATGATTGTAACACCATTTGCACAG GTGCTCGCCAGTCTCCGAACAGTCAGAAGCAATTTTGCCTACATAACTCATCTGCAGGATCGGCCCAACAGGCGACCATCAGGCAGCAAACCTCCCTCCATACCTACCCATACCAAGTCAAGCATAACAG AGGAGCCCTACCAGAAGCTGGCCATGGAGACGCTGGAGGAGCTGGACTGGTGTCTGGACCAGCTGGAGACCCTGCAGACCCGTCACTCAGTCAGCGAAATGGCTTCCAACAAG TTCAAAAGGATGCTGAACAGAGAGCTCACCCAGTTGTCAGAAACCAGTCGGTCAGGAAACCAAGTCTCAGAGTTCATCGCCAACACTTTCCTAG AAAAGCAGCATGATGTGGAGATTATGTCTGGGCCTCCTAAGGAGAaggacaagaagaagaagaagaggcccATGTCCCAGATCGTTGCGGTGAAGAAGCCTGCCCTCAGCCCCAGCCTTGCCCCCACCCAGATACCCCGCTTCGGGGTCACCACACTCCAGGAGGACCTACTGGCCACG GAATTTGAGGAGATCAACAGATGGGGTCTAGATATTTTCAAGATAGCTGAATACTCTGGGAATCGGCCTTTGACGGTGGTCATGTACTCCATTTTCCAG GAGCGAGAGCTGCTGAAAAACTTTAAGATCCCAGCCGACACCTTTATCACCTTCATGATGACCCTGGAGGACCACTACCATGCCGACGTGGCCTACCACAACAACATCCACGCTGCCGACGTGGTACAGTCCACCCAcgttctcctctccacccctgccCTGGAG GCTGTCTTCACTGACCTAGAGATCATGGCTGCTCTGTTTGCCAGTGCCATACATGACGTGGATCACCCCGGAGTGTCCAACCAGTTCCTCATCAACACAA ACTCTGAGCTGGCTCTAATGTACAACGACGCCTCGGTCCTGGAGAACCACCACCTGGCTGTGGGCTTCAAGCTGCTGCAGGAGGACAACTGTGACATCTTCCAGAGCCTCAGCAAGAAACAGGGACAGTCCCTCAGGAAGATGGTCATCGACATG GTGTTGGCCACTGACATGTCCAAGCACATGAACTTCCTGGCTGACCTGAAGACCATGGTGGAGACCAAGAAGGTGACCAGTCTGGGAGTGCTGCTGCTGGACAACTACTCAGACCGCatccag GTCCTTCAGAACATGGTTCACTGTGCTGACCTCAGTAACCCCACCAAGCCCCTGGAGGTCTACCGTCAGTGGACCGATCGCATCATGGTGGAGTTCTTCACccagggggacagggagagggacaagGGAATTGAGATCAGCCCTATGTGTGACAAACACAACGCCTCCGTTGAGAAGACCCAG GTGGGATTCATAGACTACATCGTCCACCCTCTGTGGGAGACGTGGGCTGACCTGGTCCACCCTGACGCCCAGGACATCCTGGATAACCTGGAGGACAACCGGGAGTGGTACCAGAGTATGATCCAGCGCAGCCCCTCATCCACCCTTGAGGACAGGGACCTTGACGAGGAGCCAGGTGCCCTGGAAGCCACGCCGGGGGGATGCTGCGCCTCCGCAGGGGACAAGTTCCAGTTTGAACTCaccctggaggaggaggaggaggaggaggagggtgactCAGACCTGGAGAGCCCCCCTGAGGAGGAGACGTCACAGGGGGGAGAGACCTCTAGGAAGACCCCGTCCCCATCCCCGGAGCCCAGCAGCAGATACcggcccccctccccccaccccggCCGGGCCCTCAGTCTGGCCACCATGTCGGTTAGGAGCCCCGGCCATCTCAGAACGTTGAGCCCCGGGCTGGGCGCGGACGACATAGGCGATAGGGACAGAGAACTGGTCCAGGAAGGCAGTAGTGTAGCTTACCTACGGCTTGGCACGTAA